A section of the Fusarium falciforme chromosome 8, complete sequence genome encodes:
- a CDS encoding Poly(A)-specific ribonuclease — protein MPPPQLRGFSGGPAGAAPYHQGGFPSHGQPQGGHLGANQYLNANAQLGPFSAANNNAFTAGLNGQGFADTGFGSQSARMGFHGPAGLQQPQHGGQVHQNVLMEHPGIRSHPNKGRIREVWKHNLHEEMAVLRELVDKYPYIAMDTEFPGVVARPMGGFRGKSDYHYQCLRTNVDMLKVIQIGLTFFNEDGETPPARPSTNDSDFGLAARRAASNAPFPCSWQFNFKFSLKDDMYNEKSIESLQQAGIDFSLLERDGIDPHEFASLLIPSGLVCFDNVRWISFHGGYDFGYLTKLLICTPLPNDEVDFDTKMKLYFPTTYDVKHLMKYAIKLHNSGLLTPSDPSSAEILQKFEHKSGLENIAETLKIKRIGSAHQAGSDSLLTGKVFFQMRDKIFSSEIPDEHVGKVWGLGFPDSSVVMSMMNQQNAGNDGANNGNGQTGGPSTPNTTSAGLATTPGPQGHNTNGITNTGPMTPGGGGGVFGSFAFGGNR, from the exons ATGCCGCCGCCGCAACTCCGGGGCTTCAGCGGCGGGCCCGCCGGTGCAGCGCCCTATCATCAGGGTGGTTTCCCTTCACATGGTCAACCACAGGGCGGCCACCTGGGCGCCAACCAGTACCTGAACGCCAATGCGCAGCTCGGACCTTTCTCTGCTGCCAACAACAATGCCTTTACGGCTGGCCTGAACGGCCAAGGGTTTGCCGACACAGGGTTCGGAAGCCAAAGCGCAAGGATGGGCTTCCACGGCCCAGCTGGCCTACAACAGCCGCAGCATGGAGGGCAGGTTCACCAGAACGTCTTGATGGAGCACCCAGGGATCAGGTCGCACCCTAACAAGGGCAGGATACGAGAGGTGTGGAAACATAACCTACATGAGGAGATGGCTGTGTTGAGAGAACTGGTGGACAAATACCCCTACATTGCGATG GATACCGAATTCCCCGGTGTTGTCGCAAGACCCATGGGAGGGTTCCGGGGGAAGAGCGACTACCACTACCAATGTCTGCGAACCAACGTCGATATGCTCAAGGTTATCCAAATAGGCCTCACCTTCTTCAACGAGGACGGCGAAACCCCACCGGCACGACCATCAACAAACGACTCCGATTTCGGCTTGGCTGCTCGAAGAGCAGCAAGCAACGCCCCCTTCCCCTGCTCTTGGCAGTTCAACTTCAAGTTTTCCCTTAAGGATGACATGTATAACGAGAAGTCGATCGAATCACTCCAACAGGCGGGTATCGACTTTAGCTTGCTTGAACGCGACGGCATCGATCCCCACGAATTTGCCTCCCTCCTTATCCCCTCTGGTCTGGTGTGCTTCGACAATGTGCGATGGATCTCTTTCCACGGCGGTTACGATTTTGGCTACCTCACCAAGCTTCTTATCTGCACGCCTTTGCCCAACGACGAGGTCGATTTCGATACCAAGATGAAGCTCTACTTCCCGACAACATATGACGTGAAGCATCTCATGAAGTATGCCATCAAGCTACACAACTCTGGACTCCTCACACCAAGCGACCCCAGTAGTGCTGAGATCCTGCAAAAGTTTGAGCACAAGTCCGGCCTCGAGAACATTGCCGAAACCCTCAAGATTAAGCGCATTGGCTCGGCACACCAGGCAGGCTCTGACTCCCTCCTCACCGGCAAGGTCTTTTTCCAGATGCGCGACAAGATCTTTAGTAGCGAGATTCCGGATGAACACGTCGGCAAGGTCTGGGGACTGGGCTTCCCGGACTCAAGCGTTGTCATGTCTATGATGAACCAGCAGAACGCTGGCAACGATGGTGCGAATAATGGCAACGGTCAGACCGGAGGGCCAAGCACGCCCAACACTACAAGTGCTGGGCTTGCTACTACTCCTGGGCCCCAGGgccacaacaccaacggcatcaccaacacgGGGCCTATGACCCCTGGCGGTGGCGGTGGTGTGTTTGGCAGCTTTGCGTTTGGCGGAAACCGATGA